One genomic segment of Pandoraea thiooxydans includes these proteins:
- a CDS encoding ABC transporter permease, translating to MPVTPDIPDRQAPAAAENSASGGGGVSSDTPAEDAAQAEDVRRGSMGARVGGHVHRLATIIALICAVAVWQIVSILHVFPPIALPSPTAVWRALVLLLSQGYGGRSLFEDMWISVVRIGIGFLGAVLLGVPIGLGMARNPLIFRVIDPFLQFVRPVPPLAYIPLLVVWFGIGELPKILLILVGTVPVIIIGTISGVKGTPALRLSVARTLGASEAQIFRYVILPSVLPEIFTAMRVGIGVAWTCLVAAELIAADQGLGWLVQYAGQALQVAIVIVGIIVIGILGYCMELLIRVVESRAVPWRGHT from the coding sequence ATGCCCGTGACGCCGGATATTCCTGACAGGCAGGCCCCCGCTGCGGCGGAGAACTCCGCGAGCGGTGGCGGCGGCGTTTCCTCCGATACCCCCGCCGAGGACGCTGCGCAGGCGGAGGACGTCCGCCGCGGCTCCATGGGGGCCCGGGTGGGCGGCCATGTGCATCGGCTGGCCACCATCATCGCGTTGATCTGCGCCGTCGCGGTTTGGCAAATCGTCTCGATTCTCCATGTGTTTCCCCCGATTGCCTTGCCGTCGCCGACGGCTGTGTGGCGCGCGCTGGTGCTGCTTCTCTCGCAAGGCTATGGCGGGCGCTCGCTGTTCGAAGACATGTGGATCAGCGTCGTGCGCATCGGCATCGGCTTTCTCGGCGCGGTGCTGCTCGGCGTGCCGATCGGCCTGGGCATGGCGCGCAATCCGCTGATCTTCCGCGTCATCGATCCGTTCCTGCAGTTCGTCCGCCCGGTGCCGCCGCTGGCCTACATCCCGTTGCTGGTGGTGTGGTTCGGCATTGGCGAGTTGCCGAAAATACTGCTGATCCTGGTGGGCACCGTGCCGGTCATCATCATCGGCACCATCTCTGGCGTCAAAGGCACGCCGGCACTCAGGCTGTCGGTGGCGCGCACCCTCGGCGCCTCGGAGGCGCAAATTTTCCGCTACGTCATTTTGCCGTCGGTATTGCCGGAGATTTTCACGGCCATGCGCGTGGGCATCGGTGTGGCATGGACCTGCCTGGTGGCCGCGGAACTGATCGCGGCCGATCAAGGCCTCGGCTGGCTCGTTCAGTACGCGGGGCAGGCGTTGCAGGTGGCCATCGTCATCGTTGGCATCATTGTGATTGGCATCCTTGGTTATTGCATGGAACTTCTTATTCGCGTGGTCGAGAGCCGTGCCGTTCCGTGGCGCGGTCATACATAA
- a CDS encoding ABC transporter ATP-binding protein has protein sequence MPIVIDQVSKNFGATRALDKISLTIEDGTFVTILGASGCGKSTLLNMLAGLTPTSAGRLTLDGRPIMKPGPDRVVVFQQPGLYPWLSLRDNIAFGLRMRDAGQIDWKLVDELIDIIGLKGFEKHKPYELSGGMQQRVAIARALVMQPRVLLMDEPFGALDAQTRRTMQQFLLDLWERIHATVVFITHDIDEAILLGSRLVVMSTRPGRIALTSEIPLARPRHWEMMLEPAFLDLKRQAMAILSV, from the coding sequence ATGCCAATTGTCATCGACCAGGTCTCCAAGAATTTCGGCGCGACCCGTGCGCTGGACAAAATCTCCCTGACGATCGAGGACGGCACCTTCGTGACGATTCTCGGCGCCTCGGGCTGCGGCAAGTCGACCTTGCTGAACATGCTGGCCGGCCTGACACCCACGAGTGCCGGCCGCCTGACGCTCGATGGCCGGCCGATCATGAAGCCGGGCCCCGATCGGGTAGTGGTGTTCCAGCAGCCCGGCCTGTATCCGTGGCTGAGCCTGCGCGACAATATTGCCTTCGGCCTGCGCATGCGGGATGCGGGTCAGATCGACTGGAAGCTGGTCGATGAACTGATCGACATCATTGGCCTCAAGGGCTTCGAGAAGCACAAGCCCTACGAGCTCTCCGGCGGCATGCAGCAGCGCGTGGCGATCGCGCGCGCGCTGGTGATGCAGCCTCGCGTACTGCTGATGGACGAGCCGTTCGGCGCGCTCGACGCGCAAACGCGCCGGACCATGCAGCAATTCCTGCTCGATCTGTGGGAGCGCATCCATGCGACTGTCGTGTTCATCACGCACGACATCGACGAGGCCATTCTGCTCGGCAGCCGGCTCGTGGTCATGAGCACCCGCCCTGGACGAATTGCCCTGACCAGCGAGATTCCGCTGGCTCGCCCGCGCCACTGGGAGATGATGCTGGAGCCGGCGTTTCTCGATCTCAAGCGGCAGGCCATGGCCATTCTGTCGGTTTGA
- a CDS encoding four-carbon acid sugar kinase family protein, with amino-acid sequence MNGPAAAFYGFYGDDFTGATDTLAHLARAGLRTMLFLRAPDDVQLALAGELDAIGIAGAARAMPAARMAQELREVGARMASLGVRLMHYKVCSTFDSAPHIGNICVALDTLRGYFPHPLAAIVGGQPGLQRYCVFGHLFAAGGAEPGGLPAIHRLDRHPTMSSHPVSPMRESDLRLHLRQQGLENIGLVDWRWRDAGASALASSLATVLAGRPRAVLFDVLDDAQLPELGRLLIDQATRQPLCAIGPSSVAQAYALARAGAAPPAHSSGTRIAPARSPVLVLAGSLSPMTAAQIEAAHSFTRIELAPARLTDAGASDYLDRQAASVIAALREGRHALAYTHRASEAGGPPPGAVAQACAALLRRVVTAVRVERIGVAGGDTSSFAMQALDAWGLSFQASLPGNVALCRLHAGEARLDAVEVALKGGQMGEIGLFEQLVHGAPGANSDASRRAG; translated from the coding sequence ATGAACGGGCCGGCGGCAGCGTTTTATGGCTTCTACGGCGACGACTTCACCGGCGCGACCGACACGCTTGCCCATCTGGCGCGCGCCGGCCTGCGCACCATGCTGTTCCTGCGCGCTCCGGACGATGTCCAGCTGGCGCTGGCGGGCGAACTCGACGCGATCGGCATCGCCGGCGCGGCCCGCGCCATGCCTGCCGCGCGCATGGCGCAGGAACTGCGCGAGGTGGGCGCACGCATGGCGTCGCTCGGCGTGCGGCTGATGCATTACAAGGTCTGCTCCACTTTCGATAGCGCGCCGCACATCGGCAATATCTGCGTGGCGCTGGATACCCTGCGTGGCTATTTCCCGCATCCGCTGGCGGCCATCGTCGGCGGCCAGCCGGGGCTGCAGCGCTATTGCGTGTTCGGCCATCTGTTTGCCGCGGGCGGTGCCGAGCCCGGCGGCTTGCCGGCGATTCATCGCCTCGATCGACACCCGACGATGAGCAGCCATCCGGTCAGCCCGATGCGCGAGTCGGATTTGCGCCTGCATCTTAGGCAGCAGGGTCTGGAAAACATCGGCCTGGTCGACTGGCGCTGGCGCGACGCGGGTGCGTCAGCCCTGGCGAGCTCGCTGGCCACGGTGCTGGCAGGACGACCCCGGGCGGTGCTGTTCGATGTGCTCGACGATGCCCAGCTGCCCGAGCTCGGCCGCCTGCTGATCGACCAGGCGACGCGCCAGCCGCTGTGCGCGATCGGTCCGAGCAGCGTTGCGCAAGCCTACGCGCTGGCGCGAGCTGGCGCCGCGCCGCCGGCGCATTCGAGCGGCACGCGTATCGCGCCGGCCCGCTCACCCGTATTGGTGCTGGCGGGCAGTCTTTCGCCGATGACTGCCGCGCAAATCGAGGCCGCGCACTCGTTCACACGTATCGAGTTGGCGCCGGCTCGGCTCACCGACGCCGGCGCGTCGGACTATCTCGACAGGCAAGCCGCATCGGTGATCGCGGCACTGCGCGAAGGTCGGCACGCACTGGCCTATACACACCGCGCCAGCGAGGCCGGCGGGCCGCCGCCGGGCGCGGTGGCGCAAGCTTGCGCCGCACTGTTGCGGCGCGTTGTCACGGCAGTGCGTGTCGAGCGCATCGGCGTGGCCGGCGGCGACACCTCCAGCTTCGCGATGCAGGCGCTCGATGCCTGGGGATTGTCGTTCCAGGCAAGCTTGCCCGGCAATGTCGCGTTATGCCGATTGCATGCCGGCGAGGCCCGGCTAGACGCCGTCGAGGTCGCCCTCAAGGGCGGGCAAATGGGCGAGATCGGCCTGTTCGAGCAATTGGTGCATGGCGCCCCCGGAGCGAACTCCGACGCCAGCCGGCGCGCGGGCTAG
- a CDS encoding ribulose-bisphosphate carboxylase large subunit family protein: MSSSAIAALQRDNFLQADYLIETPLDPARVAEVMAGEQSSGTFVRVAHETDELRARSRAVVERVDEIEPLPQPSLPNAWLARQRIAGPWRRARLTLSFPLANIDANLPTLAATVAGNLYDLGEVTGMRLESLRLPTAYRARFDLPRHGVAGTRRLSGVASGPLIGTIIKPNVGLSADETAALVRDLCEAGVDFIKDDEVCANPVHAPLAERVRAVMKVVRDYRERTGRPVMVAFNISDEIDAMRRHAELVEREGGTCVMASINWCGTSAIQALRRATPLVLHAHRNGFGMMSRDPALGIGFQAYQTLWRLAGVDHMHVHGLSGKFAQSDDEVVASARECATPLAPGIDDTVLPAFSSGQWAGTVPATFAAVRSADLLFMAGGGILAHPLGPAAGVTSIRQAWDAAQAGVPLAERARTAAELRHALDFFGSRE; this comes from the coding sequence ATGAGTTCATCCGCCATCGCAGCGCTGCAGCGCGACAACTTCCTGCAGGCCGATTACCTGATCGAGACGCCGCTGGATCCGGCCCGCGTGGCCGAGGTGATGGCCGGCGAGCAATCGAGCGGCACCTTCGTGCGGGTGGCGCACGAGACGGACGAGCTGCGCGCGCGCAGTCGCGCCGTGGTCGAGCGTGTCGATGAAATCGAGCCGCTGCCGCAGCCGAGCCTGCCCAACGCCTGGCTGGCGCGTCAGCGCATTGCCGGACCGTGGCGCCGCGCGCGCCTGACGCTGTCTTTCCCGCTGGCCAATATCGACGCCAATCTGCCGACGCTGGCCGCAACCGTGGCAGGCAACCTCTACGATCTGGGCGAGGTCACCGGCATGCGGCTCGAGTCGTTGCGCCTGCCCACGGCCTATCGCGCCCGTTTCGACCTGCCGCGCCACGGGGTAGCCGGCACGCGGCGCCTGAGCGGCGTCGCCTCCGGTCCGTTGATCGGCACCATCATCAAGCCGAACGTGGGCCTGAGCGCGGACGAAACCGCCGCCCTGGTGCGCGATCTGTGCGAGGCCGGTGTCGATTTCATCAAGGATGACGAAGTGTGCGCCAACCCGGTCCACGCGCCGCTGGCCGAGCGCGTTCGCGCGGTCATGAAGGTGGTGCGGGATTATCGCGAGCGCACCGGCCGGCCGGTGATGGTGGCCTTCAACATTAGCGACGAGATCGACGCGATGCGCCGGCATGCGGAACTGGTCGAGCGCGAGGGCGGCACCTGCGTGATGGCCAGCATCAATTGGTGCGGCACCTCGGCGATCCAGGCGTTGCGCCGCGCAACGCCGCTGGTGCTGCATGCGCATCGCAACGGTTTTGGCATGATGTCGCGCGACCCGGCGCTGGGCATCGGCTTCCAGGCCTACCAGACGCTCTGGCGCCTGGCCGGAGTCGATCACATGCATGTGCACGGCTTGTCGGGCAAGTTCGCGCAAAGCGACGACGAAGTCGTCGCATCGGCGCGCGAGTGCGCCACGCCGCTGGCGCCCGGCATCGACGACACGGTGCTGCCGGCGTTTTCCTCGGGACAATGGGCAGGCACCGTGCCTGCAACCTTCGCGGCGGTGCGTAGCGCCGACCTGCTGTTCATGGCCGGTGGCGGCATTCTCGCGCACCCGCTCGGGCCGGCGGCAGGCGTGACGAGCATTCGCCAGGCATGGGATGCCGCACAGGCGGGCGTGCCGCTTGCCGAGCGCGCGCGCACGGCTGCCGAGTTGCGGCATGCGCTGGATTTTTTTGGATCGCGCGAATGA
- a CDS encoding VOC family protein, with amino-acid sequence MSRFFGEIRQAGYVVHDIEAAMDHWSRVLGVGPWFYNERVPVEHYRYRGQSYEIHNSVALANSGALQVELIQTRNDAPSMYRDFLAAGHTGLQHNAYWTTNFDADLARLERHGFRVAMSGEVGQNGRFVYFDTEAHPGTVIELSEVAGPKGKMFDLIRAASLDWDGRDPVRPFPDLNTL; translated from the coding sequence ATGAGTCGTTTTTTTGGCGAAATTCGCCAGGCCGGTTACGTCGTGCACGACATCGAAGCGGCAATGGATCACTGGAGCCGCGTGCTCGGCGTGGGCCCGTGGTTCTACAACGAGCGGGTGCCGGTCGAGCATTACCGTTATCGCGGCCAGTCGTACGAGATTCACAACTCGGTCGCGCTGGCGAATTCCGGAGCACTGCAGGTCGAGCTGATTCAGACGCGCAATGACGCGCCGTCGATGTACCGCGATTTTCTCGCCGCCGGACACACGGGCTTGCAGCACAACGCTTACTGGACGACAAATTTCGATGCCGATCTGGCGCGGCTCGAACGACACGGCTTTCGGGTCGCGATGAGCGGCGAAGTGGGCCAGAACGGGCGCTTCGTTTATTTCGACACCGAGGCGCATCCGGGCACGGTCATCGAATTGTCGGAAGTCGCCGGCCCCAAGGGAAAAATGTTCGACTTGATCCGCGCGGCCTCGCTCGATTGGGACGGTCGCGATCCGGTACGCCCCTTTCCGGACCTGAATACGCTATGA
- a CDS encoding ABC transporter substrate-binding protein → MKKIGQYVGVCLLSSLLGLAMAAPVLAQTPDVVIGYENNGADPYMVTQGLGLFQKNIPGHVSLKFFDSGPAAMSALASNSLQFMCGLGIPPYVTGISQGLPFAIVFNQERYTTDAGIVVRPGKGINSVADLKGKTIAIVVGSQASFELATFLDQAHVPMDSVRQLNMSPPEMHVAWSTGSIDAAIVWDPVFDALQGLGGHVLKSDGDLPQDASSYNICIVNTQWAKQNPKIVAAFVRAMDQGVTYTKEHPDKALAIMAKQSGVTLPVAKAELAGYDIYSAQDQLTPKVLGSGAGVATSATTKTLENTAKVLKKIGRITEMPSNFASAVDSSYAAEAVKSK, encoded by the coding sequence GTGAAAAAGATCGGTCAATACGTTGGGGTTTGCCTGCTCTCATCGCTGCTTGGCCTGGCGATGGCCGCGCCCGTGCTGGCGCAGACGCCGGATGTGGTCATCGGCTACGAAAACAATGGCGCCGACCCGTATATGGTGACGCAGGGCCTGGGGTTGTTCCAGAAAAACATTCCCGGTCACGTCAGTCTCAAATTCTTCGATTCGGGCCCGGCGGCGATGAGCGCACTGGCCTCCAACAGCCTGCAGTTCATGTGCGGTCTGGGCATCCCGCCGTATGTCACCGGCATCTCTCAAGGCTTGCCGTTTGCCATCGTGTTCAACCAGGAGCGCTACACGACGGACGCCGGCATCGTCGTGCGCCCGGGCAAGGGGATCAATTCGGTGGCCGACCTGAAGGGCAAGACGATCGCCATCGTGGTTGGCTCGCAAGCCTCGTTCGAGCTCGCGACGTTCCTCGATCAAGCTCACGTGCCGATGGACTCGGTGCGCCAGCTCAATATGTCGCCGCCTGAAATGCACGTGGCCTGGAGCACCGGCAGCATCGATGCGGCGATTGTCTGGGATCCGGTGTTCGACGCGTTGCAGGGACTGGGCGGGCATGTCCTGAAATCCGACGGCGACTTGCCGCAGGACGCGTCCTCCTACAACATCTGCATCGTCAACACCCAATGGGCCAAGCAAAACCCGAAGATCGTCGCCGCTTTCGTGCGCGCGATGGATCAGGGTGTCACCTACACCAAGGAGCATCCGGACAAGGCGCTTGCCATCATGGCCAAGCAATCCGGCGTGACCCTGCCGGTGGCCAAGGCCGAACTGGCTGGCTACGACATTTATTCCGCGCAGGATCAGCTCACGCCCAAGGTACTCGGTTCCGGTGCCGGCGTCGCCACGTCGGCGACCACCAAGACGCTGGAGAACACCGCCAAGGTCTTGAAGAAGATCGGCCGGATCACGGAAATGCCGAGTAATTTCGCCTCGGCGGTCGATTCCAGTTACGCGGCCGAGGCAGTCAAGTCGAAGTAA